The Rhinatrema bivittatum chromosome 4, aRhiBiv1.1, whole genome shotgun sequence genome window below encodes:
- the LOC115089376 gene encoding actin-like: MSSCNSPTNYKDLAAIVIDTGTGYTKSGFSGDEKPRSILKTAVGVPKVTVTDVLYYIGDNIPKHCASVEKRKVMTYGIVTDWEALEMLWHHIFYLELSICPEELAVLVTDVPMSPLTNREKTAELLFENFGVPAMYISHQSLLSLYSCGRVSGLVVETGYGTSYTTPVDDGYILPHATYRLDLAGDTLTRYLAKLMAECGNPFYEDEMDLVCDIKEKCCYVTSDYDTELQGNEKNYLMDFTLPDGHVISIGSERFRCPEILFNPTALGLSDVGIHVQAMTSVQKCEPEQQAKLLANVVVCGGSSLFHGFPERIKKELSKQVDNASPINVLASQHRKFSAWLGGSVTASLDSFQSLWIDRSLYNEKGPSVVYRHCF; encoded by the coding sequence ATGTCTTCTTGCAACTCCCCTACAAACTACAAGGATCTAGCCGCAATTGTGATAGACACAGGCACTGGCTATACTAAATCAGGCTTCTCTGGGGATGAAAAACCAAGATCCATATTGAAGACAGCTGTTGGGGTCCCCAAGGTGACAGTCACAGATGTTCTGTATTACATCGGTGATAACATccccaaacactgtgccagtGTGGAGAAGAGGAAGGTGATGACCTATGGCATTGTAACAGACTGGGAAGCCCTGGAGATGCTATGGCATCATATCTTCTACCTGGAGCTCAGTATCTGTCCTGAGGAGCTGGCTGTCCTGGTTACAGATGTGCCTATGTCCCCACTGACTAATCGTGAAAAGACTGCTGAGCTCCTTTTTGAGAACTTTGGTGTGCCTGCCATGTACATTTCACACCAATCCCTGCTATCTTTGTACTCCTGTGGACGAGTCTCCGGTTTGGTGGTGGAGACTGGTTATGGGACGTCCTACACGACTCCAGTCGATGATGGCTACATTCTACCACATGCCACTTACCGTCTGGACCTGGCGGGCGATACTCTGACAAGGTACCTGGCCAAACTAATGGCAGAATGCGGGAATCCATTTTATGAAGATGAAATGGATCTAGTGTGTGACATCAAAGAAAAGTGCTGCTATGTCACTAGTGACTATGACACAGAGCTCCAAGGCAATGAAAAGAATTATCTGATGGACTTTACACTCCCTGATGGGCATGTAATCTCTATCGGCAGTGAGAGGTTCCGCTGCCCCGAAATCCTCTTCAACCCAACTGCCCTGGGCCTCTCTGATGTTGGTATCCATGTCCAGGCTATGACTAGTGTCCAGAAGTGTGAGCCTGAGCAGCAGGCCAAGCTCCTTGCCAACGTGGTGGTGTGTGGTGGCTCCTCACTCTTCCACGGCTTTCCAGAGAGGATCAAGAAGGAACTGAGTAAGCAGGTGGACAACGCATCCCCCATCAACGTCCTGGCTTCACAGCACAGGAAGTTCTCTGCGTGGCTGGGGGGTTCAGTCACTGCCTCCCTTGATTCCTTCCAAAGTCTCTGGATTGACCGCTCACTTTACAACGAAAAAGGGCCTTCTGTGGTCTATCGGCACTGTTTTTGA